The Coraliomargarita parva genomic sequence ATGCCGTGGTGCTGGCCATGGGCGGGGCATCATGGCCCCAAACGGGATCGACCGGTTCCTGGATCCGGATACTTGAAGCTGCGGGGATTGCGGTCGAGCCGCTCCAGTCTGCGAATTGTGGCTGGTGTTGTGACTGGTCGGAGCCCACCCGCAGCCAGGTGGAAGGGCAGCCGCTTCATAATGTGCATGTGTCTGCTGATGGTGAACGAGTGGTGGGTGAGTTGATGTGCACACGCTATGGCTTCGAGGGCACTCCGATTTATGGACTTGGGCGGGCTTTGCGTGCGATGTCGCAGCCAGCCATCATCATCGATTTTAAACCAACCTTTACGGTCGAGCGTCTCGTGCAGAAAATGGAATCGGCGCGGCGTAACTTTTTCAAGGAAGCCAAATTACGATGGAAGTTGAATGACGCCGCGATCGCCATTCTTCGACAGTTCTATGGCGAATTCAACGATGCCGAGTCACTGGCACAACGGGTCAAATCCTGCCGGATTCCTTTGACTGCACCCCGGCCGATAGAGGAAGCCATCTCGACGGCTGGCGGTGTCGCCTGGCGGGAACTCGATGCGGATTTGATGCTCAATCGCCTGCCCGGGGTTTATTGTGCCGGCGAAATGATTGATTGGGAAGCCCCCACCGGCGGCTTTCTGCTGCAGGGCTGTCTACTCACTGGTGGCATTGCCGGACGCGCTGCCGCCCACAGCATCAGCTGAGAGCTCGTAGCGAATCCGACAGGGATGATTGGATACAGGAGGTGAGACGAAATGCTCAGACTCCCTCCGTCCAATAGAGTTGTCTTCTCTCATGTCGCCACCTATAAGGATCATTTGCATACTATGGAGAGACAGTGGTGAGCCATTCAAAAAAAACAGAGCAAATTGAGCATCTATCGGGCAATGATCCGTTTTGGGACGCCTTGACTGAACTGCTCCCGGTCTGCCTATTTGCCAAGGATCTGGAGGGGCGCTATCTCTACGTCAACGAGAGCTTTGCCGCCAAGTCGAAGCTGCGCGACAAGGCCGCGATCATTGGGAAAATGCCATCGGAAGTCCTGGCACCCGAGGACGCTGCCTTTGCCGAGGCGGAGGACCGTAGCGTCATTGAAACCGGCGAGCCCATCATCAATCGGGAAAATAGAAACCGAGGCCGGCACGGCGACCAGAACTACGAGATTATCTCGAAAATCTGTGTGCGTGACGAGGCAGGCAACAAGCTGGGTCTGGTCGGCACCACCCTCGACATTACCGAGCGCAAGCACAACGAGAACAAACTGCATGAGCTGAATGCAAAGCTGGAGGCCCAAAACCGGCGCTACGAGGAGGAGCTTACCCTCGGTCGCCAGGTGCAGAAGACTTTTGTAAAGGTAAAGGCGGATGATTCGGGCGAGCTGCTTGATCTCGGTTACCACTACCAGCCATCAACCAAACTCAGTGGCGACCTGATCATTGCCGAGCCAATTGACGATACGCGCTGGGCGATCCTGATCTGTGACGTCATGGGGCACGGTATAAGGTCGGCTCTAGTCACGGGGATCCTTCGCAGCTTTTACGACGAGCATAAGGAGCGCATGTCGGATCCGGCTGCATTCGTGACCGAGCTCAATCAGCACTACAAGGCATTGCTGCAGGGGTTGGATACCGCTCTCTTTACGACCTTGACCTGTGGTGTGCTCAACCTGCTCAGTGGCGAGATGACTCTGTGCTCCGCCGGTCACCATGACCCCATCTGGTTCCGGACCCGAGCCGGGGAATTTGTGGCTCCGGAGGGTCGTATCCTGACGCGTAATCCCGCCATCGGCCTGCTGGATGACCATCGCTTCAGGGCCGACACGCATACCTTGGAGGACGGCGATTCGATCCTGTTTTATACCGATGGCTTGATTGAGGCCTGCTCCGCGGACGGTGAGGAGTTTGGGGTGGACCCGATTCGTCAACTCATACAGACACATGCCGCTGATCTCCCCAGCCAGGCGCTTATCGATACACTCGTCGCTCAAGTGCATGCATTTGCCGATGAGATCGACGATGATATTTCACTGCTTTTGCTGAAGAAGCTGTGAGGCTCACCGAGCAGCCGGTTGAGCTGGCGTGGGCGAATGTCCAGTTCTGATCAGGCTGCTGAGGGCAGTTTCGCAACTGCTTCAAAATAATGGAAAATTGACAAAATGTGGGTTTGTGGGTTTTGTTAATCTTATGAGCACTGCATCCATACGCCGTATTTCCATCGATGTGACGCCGGAGCAGCACAAGCGGCTGAAGGCAATCGCAGCCCTGTCCGGAAAATCCCTTAAGGACTATGTGTTGGAACGCACCCTCCCTGACGATGAGGATGGTGTCGCTCTCCGTGAGCTTGAGGCCTTTCTGGAGACTCGGGTTGAGTCGGCCCGCAAAGGGCCTTTCGTGGATCAGTCGGTTGAAGACATTTTCGATGAAGTGACTCGCGACGCGAACAGCTGAAACGGCAGCTTACCGGATCACGCCCGAGGCTCGTGACGACCTTCGCAGCATCGCTCGTTATACTTTGGAGACGTGGGGTGCCGCGCAGCAGCAGATTTATCGTGATAAACTCATCGCTTGCTTTGAAGCCATTGCAAACGGAGGCATCGTAGCACGTCATTTTTCCAAAAAGTATCCCGATTGCTCTGTTACGCGCTGCGAACACCATTACGTGTTTTATCTGGAAGCCGTCCACGAGTCACCTCCGGTTATCATCGCCGTCCTGCACGAAAAGATGGACTTCCTCGTGCGTCTCAAATCGCGTCTGGGTTAATCAACGATTTCCGATTGTGTTCTTCTCTGTGAGCTTTGTGCCTTGGTGTGAGAATCATCCATTTTACGTCGTTGCAGTCTTGCCGGCGCATCGGACTCCCATTGAGGAATCATTCCTGCAATAACGTAGGTTGTTTAACCGCAGAGAGCGCAGAGCAACTCAGAGATAGACAGATAAAAATTCTCCTCCTTGGCTAAGGAGGAGTCCCTGAGCTTCGCCTGCCATGAGTGAGTCGAATGGCCGAAGGGGAGGTGGTTCGCCTCTCCGATCAACCAGCAACCTTCAACGAACAACATCAATCCGCTCCTTACAGCTCCTCGCTGAAGATCTTCTCGGTGATCTTCCAGAACTTTCCCAGCTTGCGGGCGATGATGAAGGCGGGCATGCGCAGTTGGGATTGGAGCTCGACGACTTCGCTCACGGAGCGGATGTTGAGCGTCAGCTCGGGCCGGCGCAGGTGCGACCGGAGAAAGTTGATGTGAAACTTCTTCACGCTCGTTGGGTTGTTGAGGTAGTGCATCTCGGATAGGTGCTTGGCGTCGTAGTCGTAATATTTGACCTGGAGGTAGGGATTCCCGTTCTTGTCGATGCGCTCCAGCATCTCGATCGAGTCGGGGGTGAGCACATGGGCGTCTTTGGACAGCCTTGCCTGCTTGAGCTTTTCGTCGGGGTCGACCAACACGCTGCCGCAGTGGCTGCATTCACGGGCGGAGATGTCATTTTGCGCCGAGCATGAGGGGCAGACCTTGAAGCGAAAACGATAGCCGCAGGGCGTCACTTCGAAGGTGTCGGGATTGGTCTTTCCGCCGCGGCACTTGCGCCCGTAGTGCTCGATCACGTTGCCGTCCTCATCGACGATCCCCCAGAAGTCATTGACGAAGCCGCATTCGGGGCAGGGCACTCGCACGGCCACGGATTCGGACTCCGTTTTCTTTTCGCCCACCTCCGGACTGAAGATGCTATGTCCCATGCCGGTGTAATCCAGGATCAGGCAATCCTTCTTGTCCGTATCCAGGCGCAAGCCGCGTCCGATGATTTGCTGATACAAACTGATCGATTCGGTCGGTCGCAGGATGGCGATCACATCGACATGGGCGGCGTCGAAACCGGTCGTCAGGACGGAGACATTCACCAGATACTTGAAGGCTCTGTTTTTAAAATCCTGCACGATCTGATCGCGCTCCGTCAGCTCGGTGGAGCCGACCACCAGCCGTGCCTCTCCCGCCGGCAGGTGTGCTAGGATCTCCTCGGCATGCTTCACCGTGGAGCTGAATATCATCACCCCCTGGCGTTGATAGCTCTCGGTGATATCCACGATGTTTTTGATGATCAGCGGCGTGAGCCGTCGTTGGCGTTGGAGCACTTCTTCAAGCTGGGCCATCGTGTAGGACTGGCCGCTTTCGGTGAGCTCGGAGAAATCATAGGAGGTGACCGGATTGTCGACCTTGACCGGAGGCGTCAGGTAGCGGTTCCGGATCATATACTCCAGCGGCAGCTCATAGATGCAGTGCTTGAAGAAGCGCAGCTCCTGCGTTTTCACCTCCCCGCGGAGCGCGTAGTTGTAAATCCAGCCCAGTCCCAGACGATAGGGCGTCGCCGTGAGGCCGAGGATGCAAATGCGCGGATTGTTCCGCTTCAGCTGCTTAATGACTTGAGCGTATTGACTCTCCGGCTCCAGACCGACGCGGTGGCACTCATCGATCACCAGCAGCGTGAAATCGCGAAAAAAGGAATCGTCGGCCTTCGCGACCGACTGGATGCTCCCGAAGATGACCTTTTGCGCGCTGTCCTTTTGATTGAGGCCCGCCGAGTAGATCCCGGCCTGCAGGCCATAGCTTTCATACTTCAAATGATTTTGCTCCACCAGCTCTTTGACATGGGCTAGCACCAGCACGCGGCCTTTGGCAATCTTGGCCAGCTCCGCAATGACCAAGCTCTTCCCCGCACCCGTGGGCAAAACAATCACCGCAGGACTGCGCCGCTTCCTGAAATAGTGAAGCGTATTGTCAACAGCTGCCTGCTGATAGGGACGGAGCGTATACATTCCGCGGAAGCTATGGAATGCTCAGGTCGATGTATAGTTAATTTCCTGGAGCGAGATTGTCCCCGATGTCCTTGTGCTATCTGTTACCCATGTCTTTCTGTCGCACCATGTGATTAACTTGGTCATGCGTAATGAGTATGGATTGCCCATATATCCTAAAGTCATCTTAACCGAGGGCTACTGGAAGGAGGGGCAGTCCTTGCCGCATAAAAATAAGTGCGTACAGACCGGCAAATCATAGCACTGTGTCTATGACGGTCCAAAGTTTGAGAATTTTTTGCATTTCGCATCGCCATTACGTTAAGCCGACCATTTTTGAGGCTCAGTCATCACGACTGGGCCTCGTTTGTGTCCGGTTCGGGCGATGCTTTTAGCCGAGTCTGGGACCTGTCCCTTAGGTATGCTCTGATTTGCTTCTCCAGCGGCGTTAGCCGGGCACTCCTGCCCCCCGACGCCTTGCGCTGCTCCAAAATCACGCAGCACATAACTACCAGAACTTTTTCGAAGTGGGCTGAGTGAACACATTTTCTTGTTCCAGTCAGGGGATTGTCTTATGCACATCTGAAAATAGTCCGTTTAATCATGATACATCCAAACAGAATTATACTTTTCGTTTCCGCGTGCTTCGTTGCATGCATTTCAAGCCATGCAGAGGAGCGCGTGATCGAAGGCATGCATTATCGAAGCTCCGATGCGGAACTCCCTCGGGAGGATTACCGCTACACCCAATGCCAACTGGATCTGTACCTTCCTGATGCCGAGCCTGGGTTTCCCACGCTTATTTACTTTCACGGGGGTGGCCTCGTTGGGGGAAAACGGCATTTTCCGGATTTGAAGAACAAAGGAATTGCACTGGTTGCCGTGGGGTATCGTCTCTCCCCGAAGGCGGATTGCCCTGCATTTCTGGAAGATGCTGCAGCAGCCACTGCTTGGACCCTCGACCATATCGAAGGGTTCGGGGGCGATCCTGCCAAAGTGTTCATTTCGGGCCATTCTGCGGGCGGTTACCTTTCGGCGATGGTTGGTATGGACCCTCGCTGGTTGGCGCCATTCGGACATGTGCCCAACGACCTGGCAGGTCTTATTCCTGTGAGTGGCCAGGTGAGCACGCACTTCACGGTCAAAAAATTGCGCGGCGACACTCAATCGCAGTACCGGGTCGTTGTCGATGAATACGCTCCACTGACCTACGCGAGTGCCGACTTGCCGCCCATCTGCCTGATTGTCGGCGACCGTGAGATTGAATACAAAAACCGAGTCGAAGAAAATGACTTGCTCGCGACCAGCCTTCGTAATTTAGGTCATGAACAGGTCGAGTTCCACGAGATGGGGGGGCTGAATCATGGGACTGTTCTCAAAGGTGCCTACATCATCATTCCGGATTTCATTAAGCGTACCGTGGAGCGGCAATCGCCCTGAACATGAAAACTTTCGCATTGGGACTTTGTCGCTGCGCCCGGAACGCATCGCCATCCCGATCGAAACCTTTCGGGAGAATTCGCAGTGCGAATCGGTTCGTCCCGCGCCACCCCGATCGGCCGACCAGAATGTCTGGGCGAAAGCGTGGGCTTTTTAGTCGATGAGGATCAGGGAATCAGGTTCTGGAGTCCAAGTTGCTGCAGTCGTTGTTTCTCACTGTTATCCAGTTTCTTCGTGGTAAAGACTTTGACCGAACCGGTGTCCTTGTTTTCCATGAACAGGTAGAAGCCGAATAGGGAGCCGGGGTCTTCCCCGACGACGATATCGAGCTCATAGGTTTCACCCGCACGGAAGTTATACCATTCGCCGTAAACTGTTTGGTAGGTGCCGTCGTAGGCCTGGCTTTCCCAGCCGAGCGTTCGGAAGCCGGCTCCGGGATTCTTGATGCCTGTTCGGTCCCAACTGGAATACATCCCGTTATAGAGTGAGCCATCCAAGACCAACCGGTTGTTGACCGCGACCATGATGCAGTCGTCCCCTTTGCCTAGAAAACGGAACCGGCCGCTTTCGCTTGGCGTGAAGGTGCCACGGTAGTGCAGCAGGATGCCTGTCGGGGTGACACTATCTGTCACATCATATGCTTTCGGAACGGCGTCGGCGTAGATGATCGGCACGATGAAATGGGTGGCATAGAGTTTATTTTCGGGGGAGTAGTAGGCCCGGTCGACCAAGCTGCTGCGGAAGCGTTTGTCCGACCATTCGCGCAGGAAATTAACCATTGTAACAGTCGGGATGTATTCGATCGGCTTGCCGGACGGATCCTTTTTCATGTCGTAGAGTCTGCCTTCGAGGGCACCTTCGACGAAGCCGTCAAAACCGAATTCGGTGAGACGCAGTGATTCCATCATCCCGCCTCCGATTGCGCCGAGTCCGCCGCCGGCACCGCGACCGGTCAAGGACATTGCCATATTGGTATCACCGATATCGATACTGGGAACGTCCAGGCTGAGCGGGTTGGCCACGGCCATCGGTTGAGGGCGTGCCATGCTGCGCTGGGTGCTTCGCTGTGTCGGTGGGGGCGGGGGAGGTTCGGTCGGTTGCGAATCGACGACAGCCTCGAATTCCGGCGCTTGCCGGGTGACGGTATCGACGATTTTGATGACTGCAAAGGCACCGAGTCCCACGACATGGGCGATGACACTTGCCAGTATGACAATCACCAGAATGCTTCGCTTCTTTCTACCGAGGAGCGGTTTTCCCAGATTGTCGGGGTGTCCGGATGGCGGATGGTCTGACATATCGTGTAAAAGTGGTTGGGATGAATTACATCCGGGCGAAGGAGACGTAGCTCAGCTGAGCTTTGGCGCAGGCATTGAGCACGTCAACGGAACGGAAGTGCGGGGAATAGGGGTCGGCTTGAATGGTTACGATGGTCTTCTTGTGGAGCCGGTCTGCCGATGCTTTCAGATGTGCCAGCATGCTGGTTAATACCGGGAGCTCGCCGACCGGTCCGTCGCCGCTGGGGCCGCCGTTGATCAGAACGGAACCGTCCGGCATGATGTCGATGATATGCCTGGACGGTAATTCGGGAGTGTCTTTGGGGACGGCTTGCGCGGGCAGTTGAATGCCGAGATCGGACTCCTGTTTGATCAACTGCGTCGTGACCATGAAGAAGATCAAAAGCAGGAACACCACGTCGATCATGGGAGTCAGATCGGGCTTGCCCGCGCTTTCAAATATATCGTTCGCTTTCATGGCGTTTACAGGTCGGTTTCGTAGGTTGCGAAGATGATGTCGGTGATCCCGTATTCGGTGCAGATCTGGAGCAACTGGTTGACGTGCCGGTGCTCTGTTTTCCGGTCGACGCGGAGAACCAGCTTGGTGGCGGCGCCGTGTTCGGCGACGATCTTCGAGATACGCTGACGCAATTGCTCTTCAGTCAGTTCCTTGTTACTGGTATAATAGACACCCTGCGGGTCGATGGAGAAGGTGTAGCGGTTGCTGATTTCCTTGGGCACGACGGATTCGTCCGCGACAGCAAGGTTCAAATCCTTCTTCTCCGTAATCATGCTCGCCACCGTCATGAAGAACACGATGAGCAGGAAGACGATATCGATCATCGGTGTCAGATCGAAACCCTCGGTGTCCTGGGGGACCTTGTATCCTTGTAAGCTCATAAGGTGTAATGTGGCATAGGTCGGGAGGCCGGCTTATTTGCTGCGCATGCCGTGGGAGAGCTCACCATGCATGTCGTTCAGATACATAGTCATGTCTGCGACGATCTTCCCGTAGCGGTTCTTGAAATAAAAGAAGAAGAACATCGTCGGGATGCCGATCAACATGCCGGTGGCAGTCGTGATGAGCGCTTCCGAGATATTACCGGCGAGGAGGTCGGGCTGCCCCATGCCGACGGTTGCGATCGAGTTGAAGGCTTTGACCATACCGGAAACCGTTCCGAGCAGCCCGAGCATGGGCGCGATCGAGGCAATGATGGACAGGTAATTGATGATGACGAACGGTTGTGCGAGCTCCTTGCTGGATCCGGCCTCCAGGCGTTCCTTAAAGAGTTCCATGTCGATTTTGTTGCCGCGGATGGAGTCGAGCCCATGGCTGACAATGCGGGTCAACGGATTGGGCGTCGCGGTACAGGTCTGCTTGGCACCTTCGATATCGACCAGTCCCAGCCGTTCACGCACGGCTTGTGCGGTCTGGTCGTCGAAGAAGGATTGCGGGCGCAGTGCGATGAAGTTGTAGATCGTCAAAGCGAATCCGGCAAAGGAGAGGCAACCCAGCGGATACATGGCCCAGCCACCTGCCGCGATCATATGGAGGAAGCTGGTCTCCGTGGTTTCGGTGATGGCACCGTCCTCCGAAGGGATGGTGTTCTCCTGGGCCGACGCGAAAACAGCGGCCGACAGAAAGAGGAACAGGAACAGTATGTTCCGGGGGCGGGTTATGTTGAATGGAGTTTTCATAAGTGCGTTCTGGTTGATTGATAGCTGTATCAGGATGTTAAATCTTTTGTATAAGCGCTTTTGGAGTAGACCAGTTTGAGTTCCTCCAGAATGCCTTTGGCCGTTTCGAATGCCTCTTCGAGTTGATAGGCTTTGTAGTTGTAATAGAGTGCGATCTCTTTCCACTCGCTATCGGATGGTAGCAGCGCGAGCGCACGTCCGATCGGGCTCAATACTTGACGGCGGTCTTCCGTATCCTGTTTGAAGGCATAGATTCCATCGAGTATCCAAGACGCGGCATTGGTCTCATCCGATTGGCCTTCGGCTTGTGAGGCGACGGTTCTGAGTTGCTTGTATTTGCCAAAATCGCCGGTTTCCAAAGCGAGATAGGCGGTTCGCAGCGCCACCGCTTTTCGCTGGTCGACCGGGACGATTTGCAGCAGCGGTTCGTAAATGCCTAGAGCGACCTTGAAATGGCGTTCCGCGGCGAGGCGCTGCGCCAGATCCAGTGCGTTGGTTGCGAACTCCTCCGCGGGGCGTGCGTTGAACAACTGGATGAGTAGTTTTTCCCCTTCAGCGGCCTGATCGTCGGAGAAGAGTAATTCGACGGTGTTGTAGGCCTCCAATGCGATCGGTTCCGGGAGGCGCCCAAGGTCCGTGCCCTGCGTGACTTTGTAGGCACGATCCGCTTCACCGCGTTCGTTCAAGGCCGTGAGATAGGAGAGGATGACCGCGTGAATGCCCCCGGCCGATTTCTCCGGAATGCCGGCGAACGGCAAGAGCAGCTCGGCGTCGTTCTTTAACTGCTTGATCCGTTCATCAAGGTTGTCCGAGTAAACGATCTGGCTGGTCGACGCCTCCAGTTTGCGCTGGAATTGCAGTTCTTCCATCCCCTCCCACGCGTAGATCAGCGAGGCGCCGCTGGTATCGACGAGAATCTCCAAGCCGTGCTCGGTCGCGCGGGTGTCATACGCTTTCCACTTGCCGTTTTCGAAGACCTGCAGCTCGACCGGAGCGAGATGACTGAAGTCGGGGGCGGTGTAGTGGCTGTCCGAGAGGTCGATTTGGCTGTTGTCCGGCGATACATCCGCGAGCAAGTTGCCTTGGCTCACGAAGCAAGCGGCAGTGCCGTAACAACCGATCGCCAGGATGTGCTTGTAAAGTCTGGGGTGGGGGCGCTTCATAATTGTATCTCCTCCTCTATCAGTTTGGATCCACGTGTGTCTTGGAGATCGGGGGTTTCGGTATAAGCTTTCAGGACGGAGCGGGCGCTCTCCGTTTCCCCCATGGCGACCAAGGTCTTGATGTCCTTGTAGAATGCCAAGGCCACGACCTCATGGAAGAACGGGTAGCCGAGGATGAGGCGTTCATAGAATCCGTGTGCCTCGGCATATAAAGACTGGTCGGCATAGCTGTCGCCGAGCATGAGCAGGGCATTCGCATGGATTTCGCCGCGCCATTCGGTTCTGCTAAGAATGCCTTCGAGTGTTTTGCGGGCCGACTTGTAGTCGTCGAGTTCGAGATACAAGCGGCCGATTTCCATCATGGAAGAGGCGGCGACCTTCTGTTCGGCGAAGCGTTGCAAGACTGCCTCATGCGCCTTGATCGCTTCACGGTAACGGCCCATGCGGGTAAAGACGTCCGCCATAGCCAGATGGATGTCCAGTTCGACGGCGGAACCGACATACTCACGGAGCAGTTCCTGCAGTTTGCCCGCCGCATATTCCGGCTGGTCCTGAGAGATCCGTTGCAGGATCCACAGCTTGGAAGCCGGGCTCAGCGTTTCCCAGAGTTCGGGATTCTCATGCAGGCGGACGTGCCGGTCTTGTGCGGTTTTGACGGGCTCGGATAATTGTGCCAGTGCGCACTCGATGCGGACCCGAACCGGGAGCGATGCATCCGGGCTGTTGGATCGAACCTGCTCCCTGCACCAATCGATCGCCGGAGTGCCGGATAGCTCGGCAAAGCGTTGCCGGATCTTCGCGCTCAGTGTTTGCAGATGCTCCGGGTTCTCCAGCGTCTGCGTGCGGAAATCGTCGTCCCTGACAAAGCTTAGTTGGATGAGCGGATGCAGGTTGGTGTGTTCGTTGAAGTAGCGGTATTGCTTCGCCCGGTCCTGAATCAGCTCATTCAGTAATTCCGGATTTTCACTCACTTCGTCCAGGAAGTTCTCTGTCGCCGACTGCATGGTTCGGAGCGAGGCATCCGTCTTAAGGAATGTCACGAGCAGCTTGTCCACCGAGGCGGCCCCGACGCGGTCGATAAACTTGTTCACGGTCGTGCGCATCGTCGAGAGTGCCTTTACGGGCGCGCCGTTGTTCTGGTGGGTCTGCGCCAGTTTCAGGTAGACGGGAATGCTGGCGATGGCGTCCGGATGTGCGTCGATGAAATCAACCAACTCCGTCAAGGACGCTTGGGTTTCGTTCAGGCGGCTCAGCGCATCGGACGTTTTTACGGTCGCTTTGGCCAGCAAGTCGATGTTGTCGGTGAATTCTTTGGCGGTTTCGAAGTGCTCCAGCGCCCAGTCCGGACGTCCGTTCATATTGGCGATATCACCCAGGGCGATCTCGACTTCGGCGCGAAGGGGGTTGTCCGGGTGTTGACGGACAAATTCCTTGAGCAAGGCCTCCGCTTCCAGAATCATATCCTTGCCCATGAGGGCGAGGGCTTTCCGGTAGCTTGCATCAATCGCATAGGGAGAATCGCTGCGACTGATGACGAAATCGAAGGACTGCAAGGCCGCATCATATTCCTGCCGCAGCAGGTGCGCAAGGCCCATCATGTATTCCAGTTCGTCGGCGATGACCTCGTTCGGGTATTTCGAGCGGAACTGGCTGAACTCCCGGATCAGTTC encodes the following:
- a CDS encoding NAD(P)/FAD-dependent oxidoreductase, with amino-acid sequence MQQSRKRVGIIGGGPAGLRAAEVAAMADVSVTVFDAKPSVGRKFLVAGKSGLNLTNAAGFEDFLAQYSGRDFPLDRWRTYLRDFDNTRLCEWAAGLGVESFVASSGKVFPVGKKAAPLLRRWVQRLRELRVTMRMKHEWTGWEPTAPHSLEFRHEGQVVRESFDAVVLAMGGASWPQTGSTGSWIRILEAAGIAVEPLQSANCGWCCDWSEPTRSQVEGQPLHNVHVSADGERVVGELMCTRYGFEGTPIYGLGRALRAMSQPAIIIDFKPTFTVERLVQKMESARRNFFKEAKLRWKLNDAAIAILRQFYGEFNDAESLAQRVKSCRIPLTAPRPIEEAISTAGGVAWRELDADLMLNRLPGVYCAGEMIDWEAPTGGFLLQGCLLTGGIAGRAAAHSIS
- a CDS encoding SpoIIE family protein phosphatase: MSHSKKTEQIEHLSGNDPFWDALTELLPVCLFAKDLEGRYLYVNESFAAKSKLRDKAAIIGKMPSEVLAPEDAAFAEAEDRSVIETGEPIINRENRNRGRHGDQNYEIISKICVRDEAGNKLGLVGTTLDITERKHNENKLHELNAKLEAQNRRYEEELTLGRQVQKTFVKVKADDSGELLDLGYHYQPSTKLSGDLIIAEPIDDTRWAILICDVMGHGIRSALVTGILRSFYDEHKERMSDPAAFVTELNQHYKALLQGLDTALFTTLTCGVLNLLSGEMTLCSAGHHDPIWFRTRAGEFVAPEGRILTRNPAIGLLDDHRFRADTHTLEDGDSILFYTDGLIEACSADGEEFGVDPIRQLIQTHAADLPSQALIDTLVAQVHAFADEIDDDISLLLLKKL
- a CDS encoding type II toxin-antitoxin system RelE/ParE family toxin, whose translation is MTPEARDDLRSIARYTLETWGAAQQQIYRDKLIACFEAIANGGIVARHFSKKYPDCSVTRCEHHYVFYLEAVHESPPVIIAVLHEKMDFLVRLKSRLG
- a CDS encoding DEAD/DEAH box helicase translates to MYTLRPYQQAAVDNTLHYFRKRRSPAVIVLPTGAGKSLVIAELAKIAKGRVLVLAHVKELVEQNHLKYESYGLQAGIYSAGLNQKDSAQKVIFGSIQSVAKADDSFFRDFTLLVIDECHRVGLEPESQYAQVIKQLKRNNPRICILGLTATPYRLGLGWIYNYALRGEVKTQELRFFKHCIYELPLEYMIRNRYLTPPVKVDNPVTSYDFSELTESGQSYTMAQLEEVLQRQRRLTPLIIKNIVDITESYQRQGVMIFSSTVKHAEEILAHLPAGEARLVVGSTELTERDQIVQDFKNRAFKYLVNVSVLTTGFDAAHVDVIAILRPTESISLYQQIIGRGLRLDTDKKDCLILDYTGMGHSIFSPEVGEKKTESESVAVRVPCPECGFVNDFWGIVDEDGNVIEHYGRKCRGGKTNPDTFEVTPCGYRFRFKVCPSCSAQNDISARECSHCGSVLVDPDEKLKQARLSKDAHVLTPDSIEMLERIDKNGNPYLQVKYYDYDAKHLSEMHYLNNPTSVKKFHINFLRSHLRRPELTLNIRSVSEVVELQSQLRMPAFIIARKLGKFWKITEKIFSEEL
- a CDS encoding alpha/beta hydrolase, whose translation is MHYRSSDAELPREDYRYTQCQLDLYLPDAEPGFPTLIYFHGGGLVGGKRHFPDLKNKGIALVAVGYRLSPKADCPAFLEDAAAATAWTLDHIEGFGGDPAKVFISGHSAGGYLSAMVGMDPRWLAPFGHVPNDLAGLIPVSGQVSTHFTVKKLRGDTQSQYRVVVDEYAPLTYASADLPPICLIVGDREIEYKNRVEENDLLATSLRNLGHEQVEFHEMGGLNHGTVLKGAYIIIPDFIKRTVERQSP
- a CDS encoding ExbD/TolR family protein; translated protein: MKANDIFESAGKPDLTPMIDVVFLLLIFFMVTTQLIKQESDLGIQLPAQAVPKDTPELPSRHIIDIMPDGSVLINGGPSGDGPVGELPVLTSMLAHLKASADRLHKKTIVTIQADPYSPHFRSVDVLNACAKAQLSYVSFARM
- a CDS encoding ExbD/TolR family protein; translated protein: MSLQGYKVPQDTEGFDLTPMIDIVFLLIVFFMTVASMITEKKDLNLAVADESVVPKEISNRYTFSIDPQGVYYTSNKELTEEQLRQRISKIVAEHGAATKLVLRVDRKTEHRHVNQLLQICTEYGITDIIFATYETDL
- a CDS encoding MotA/TolQ/ExbB proton channel family protein → MKTPFNITRPRNILFLFLFLSAAVFASAQENTIPSEDGAITETTETSFLHMIAAGGWAMYPLGCLSFAGFALTIYNFIALRPQSFFDDQTAQAVRERLGLVDIEGAKQTCTATPNPLTRIVSHGLDSIRGNKIDMELFKERLEAGSSKELAQPFVIINYLSIIASIAPMLGLLGTVSGMVKAFNSIATVGMGQPDLLAGNISEALITTATGMLIGIPTMFFFFYFKNRYGKIVADMTMYLNDMHGELSHGMRSK
- a CDS encoding tetratricopeptide repeat protein — its product is MDNVLSVLKDRWSARKIVNLRKVFLLVLPLTLAGLALNGQTMNNEIIRVSQQAKQLIANKQFIEARPLLLQMREYMQQQGTTEELPRIDFYIALGYVFEYYNNQNDATLSEAGNRFQSYLNQYPDSILAPVAKFNLADILAVQGKLEDALRYYIELYDKRPTGIDRNGLLKKITRIYVAKKAWVAGAPYFSKSMQRAETAEERTSAAAYYVIGLAKSGNLEEAGSLLEFFKTSSPVFYSPRFNAALMEIGDQLYESRQYNTAALFYQFVRSYETLHEGLSNYASRLEKEAASLRGKPSLLEDLAEVEAALENTRRELEALKSTTNYTPLLSWRLARVYMEMNRNWEAFWRFRFLVDRYPNHPSGESILYSAFALAIKLEAIDQGEELAHIYLDRDGYRKYRGMIASELAKIYKQKKKWDKLYELTPNYLATDSTDLAAQQIVFTHGMQRLEFLEFDELIREFSQFRSKYPNEVIADELEYMMGLAHLLRQEYDAALQSFDFVISRSDSPYAIDASYRKALALMGKDMILEAEALLKEFVRQHPDNPLRAEVEIALGDIANMNGRPDWALEHFETAKEFTDNIDLLAKATVKTSDALSRLNETQASLTELVDFIDAHPDAIASIPVYLKLAQTHQNNGAPVKALSTMRTTVNKFIDRVGAASVDKLLVTFLKTDASLRTMQSATENFLDEVSENPELLNELIQDRAKQYRYFNEHTNLHPLIQLSFVRDDDFRTQTLENPEHLQTLSAKIRQRFAELSGTPAIDWCREQVRSNSPDASLPVRVRIECALAQLSEPVKTAQDRHVRLHENPELWETLSPASKLWILQRISQDQPEYAAGKLQELLREYVGSAVELDIHLAMADVFTRMGRYREAIKAHEAVLQRFAEQKVAASSMMEIGRLYLELDDYKSARKTLEGILSRTEWRGEIHANALLMLGDSYADQSLYAEAHGFYERLILGYPFFHEVVALAFYKDIKTLVAMGETESARSVLKAYTETPDLQDTRGSKLIEEEIQL